In one Rhopalosiphum padi isolate XX-2018 chromosome 3, ASM2088224v1, whole genome shotgun sequence genomic region, the following are encoded:
- the LOC132927277 gene encoding uncharacterized protein LOC132927277 gives MQQNRLLGKAYIGFQRQGKKVSQDVNKDERKMKPTCASTFCNKSKNRYCDNFSKSERSELFNHFWNNCTSWAEKKTFCVNMITKTETKRIMTENEKSRRDYSYTYHLKKEDISLPVCKKMFLNTLCLNEWMVRNWINSSINGLPQSTKNIKKNNLQNNLNLEFDNEEEIEEPIPRVSVSVRHNHLISWFGSLPKMPSHYCRKRSERLYLEGPFNSKQEVYDVYLLKCKEENMKPLSRSFFSRFMTQKKFSIYQPRKDLCDTCSSYKVKQVNEENYELHIAQKNQAREELKVDTLDAVAFKKIVLTMDLQAVKLCPALNASALYYSMKLKVHNFTVYNLEPNHPCSNYWWDESQGELEASVFTSIILNHIKQQCIDETQNKKKDIIIYSDGCGYQNRNTVLSNALLKFSIENNVIIEQKFLVKGHTQMPCDSVHSSIERTIKNKEIYLPSDYMKLTKLARKNPSPYESHSVNYSDFYDYKKLNYYKSIRPGRSKGDPEVRNIRALKYDPTTKKIYYKINFEHEYTELPQYHRTKKTIDLSINTPCLYNSRIPITLSKWIDLQKLKTVLPTDVHDYYDNIPHLKTYKERKCDKI, from the coding sequence ATGCAACAAAATAGATTGCTAGGAAAGGCATACATAGGGTTTCAGAGGCAAGGCAAGAAAGTATCTCAAGATGTAAATAAGGATGAAAGGAAAATGAAACCAACATGTGCTTCAACATTTTgcaataaatcaaaaaacagATACTGCGACAATTTTTCTAAATCTGAGAGGAGTGAGCTGTTTAACCATTTTTGGAATAATTGTACATCCTGGGCAGAAAAGAAAACTTTTTGTGTAAATATGATTACCAAGACAGAAACAAAACGTATAATGAccgaaaatgaaaaaagtcgAAGAGATTATTCCTACACTTATCACTTAAAAAAAGAAGACATATCATTACCAgtctgtaaaaaaatgtttttgaatacgCTCTGTTTGAATGAATGGATGGTGAGGAATTGGATAAACTCTTCAATTAATGGATTACCTCAATCAACAAagaatataaagaaaaataatttacaaaacaatcTAAATTTGGAATTTGATAATGAAGAGGAAATTGAAGAACCTATACCACGAGTATCAGTGTCTGTACGACATAATCATCTCATATCTTGGTTTGGGTCTTTACCGAAAATGCCCAGTCATTATTGTCGAAAGAGGTCTGAAAGACTATACCTTGAGGGTCCGTTTAATAGCAAACAAGAAgtttatgatgtatatttattgaaatgtaaagAAGAGAATATGAAACCATTAAGTAGAAGTTTTTTCTCCAGATTTatgacacaaaaaaaattttccatATACCAACCTAGAAAAGATTTATGCGATACCTGCTCAAGTTATAAAGTCAAACAAGTAAATGAAGAAAACTATGAGCTACATATTGCTCAAAAAAATCAAGCCCGAGAAGAGCTTAAAGTTGATACGCTTGATGCAGTTGCtttcaaaaaaatagtattgacaatggatttacaAGCTGTGAAACTATGCCCTGCACTGAATGCTAGTGCATTGTATTACAGCATGAAACTTAAAGTACACaattttacagtttataatttaGAACCTAACCACCCTTGTTCTAATTATTGGTGGGATGAAAGTCAAGGGGAACTCGAAGCATCGGTATTTACATCAATTATATTGAATCATATTAAACAACAATGCATAGATGAgactcaaaataaaaaaaaagacattattatatactcggACGGTTGTGGGTATCAAAACCGCAACACGGTATTGTCCAATGCGTTACTTAAAttttctatagaaaataatgttattatagaaCAAAAGTTCCTTGTCAAAGGACATACACAAATGCCATGCGACAGTGTACATAGTTCAATCGAAcgtacaataaaaaacaaagaaatCTATTTGCCATCTGACTACATGAAACTAACAAAACTAGCAAGGAAAAATCCATCACCTTATGAATCCCACTCTGTTAACTATTCAGATTTCTATGActacaaaaaattgaattattataagtcTATCCGACCTGGGCGATCAAAGGGTGACCCTGAAGTTCGAAATATAAGAGCTCTTAAATATGATCCCacaaccaaaaaaatatattacaaaataaattttgaacatGAATATACAGAATTACCCCAGTACCATCgaacaaaaaaaactatagatCTGTCCATCAACACACCTTGTTTGTATAATAGCAGAATTCCTATTACTCTGTCCAAGTGGATTGAtctccaaaaattaaaaactgttctaCCAACTGATGTCCATgattattatgacaatatacCTCACTTAAAGACTTATAAAGAAagaaaatgtgataaaatttag
- the LOC132924097 gene encoding E3 SUMO-protein ligase ZBED1-like, whose amino-acid sequence MDHEPVRAREIIRSHVLQLIESVAPTTTNLNDTEESDLKMSNVLAFIYKDHANSTNDASTQFTGYLSEPQLRFDLNPLEWWRTREEKYPAIATIAKKYLAIPSTSASSERCFSTAGNIVNPKRSCLLPENVDMLVFLYQNRKLYF is encoded by the coding sequence ATGGATCATGAACCCGTAAGAGCTAGAGAGATAATCCGATCACATGTCTTGCAGCTCATTGAATCAGTTGCCCCAACTACTACAAATCTTAATGATACAGAAGAAAGCGATTTGAAAATGAGTAATGTGTTAGCATTTATTTACAAAGACCATGCTAATAGTACAAATGATGCATCTACACAGTTTACGGGATATCTTTCAGAACCTCAACTTCGATTTGACTTAAATCCCTTAGAGTGGTGGAGAACACGAGAAGAAAAATATCCAGCAATAGCAACTATTgccaaaaaatatttagcaaTCCCATCAACATCGGCAAGTTCAGAGAGGTGCTTCTCAACGGCAGGTAACATTGTGAATCCAAAAAGAAGTTGCCTTCTTCCTGAAAATGTGGATATGTTGGTATTCTTATACCAaaacagaaaattatatttctag
- the LOC132925876 gene encoding zinc finger BED domain-containing protein 5-like has translation MDRFLLNNRKRASTLEDEEILPSTSRGETVKKRKCRKYDDSYLDFGFTSTEINGEERPLCVLCMKVLAPECMLPSKLKRHLEANHKYTIGKPRDYFIRKLKELKQEKSTFFKNASIPTNALIASYKVSYRIAKCKKPHTIAEELILPAAIDMVNIMVGESAGKLLSKVPLSNNTVSRRIHHMAEDLNDQLIEKIKEKEFGLQLDEATDNNKDAHLICYVRFIDGDDMVEDLLFCKNITASAKAQDLFDILNNFMSENMLDWIKCVGVCTDGARSMSGSYGGLQSLIRSKAPDALWTHCIIHREALAAKYLSPALNQVLECVVNVVNFIKTRPLKARFFKKLCDDMGAEHSSLLYYSNARWLSRGNVLSRTFELRQEIYIFLKEEGHKYANDFSDKNFLIKLAYLCDIFEKLNALNTSLQGNNTHILKSMDKMTAFIKKLKLWRRQMNEGTSKDSFSILQQFLTSNTVEISQDMKSIFEDHLSQLVVWFEKYFKNEDIDKFAWIQDPFNSIVPSEFNSTEEESLIELSCDSSLKSKFTNMELTKFWISIKNEYPLVCEKALRVLIPFSTSYLCEAGFSAVAVIKSKYRSKINVEKEMRVAVSSLIPRFEKICNDVQAHPSH, from the coding sequence ATGGAtcgatttttattaaacaatcgTAAACGTGCGAGTACTTTAGAAGACGAAGAAATTTTACCATCAACCAGTCGCGGTGAAACGGTAAAAAAGCGAAAATGTCGTAAGTATGACGATAGTTATTTGGATTTTGGTTTTACATCAACAGAAATTAATGGTGAAGAGAGACCactatgtgtattatgtatgaaaGTTTTGGCACCAGAATGCATGTTGCCGAGTAAATTGAAGCGCCATTTAGAAGCAAACCACAAGTATACGATTGGAAAACCTCgcgattattttattagaaagttAAAAGAACTAAAACAGGAAAAAAGTACGTTTTTCAAGAATGCATCAATACCAACCAATGCTTTGATTGCATCTTATAAAGTTTCCTATAGAATTGCGAAATGTAAGAAGCCCCATACCATTGCAGAAGAGCTTATCTTACCAGCTGCTATAGATATGGTAAATATTATGGTTGGTGAATCTGCTGGGAAATTACTCTCAAAAGTGCCTTTATCCAATAATACGGTTAGCCGCAGAATTCACCATATGGCGGAGGACCTTAATGATCAATTGATAGAAAAAATCAAAGAAAAGGAATTCGGGTTGCAGCTGGACGAGGCTACGGATAATAATAAGGATGCTCATTTGATATGCTATGTTAGGTTTATAGATGGTGATGACATGGTAGAAGACCTActcttttgtaaaaatattacggCAAGCGCTAAGGCCCAGGACTTATTtgatattcttaataattttatgtcagAAAATATGTTAGATTGGATAAAATGCGTCGGTGTTTGTACTGATGGCGCTCGTTCCATGTCTGGCAGTTATGGAGGATTACAGTCACTTATTAGAAGCAAAGCCCCTGATGCACTGTGGACCCATTGCATTATCCATAGAGAAGCACTTGCGGCAAAATATCTAAGTCCTGCGCTGAACCAAGTGTTAGAATGTGTAGTGAATGtagtcaattttataaaaactcgtCCCCTGAAGGcaagatttttcaaaaaattatgtgATGATATGGGAGCTGAACACTCAAGTTTGTTGTATTACAGCAATGCACGATGGCTGTCTCGTGGTAATGTTTTATCACGTACGTTTGAACTACGGCAAGAAATTTACATATTTCTTAAAGAAGAAGGGCACAAATATGCCAATGATTTTTctgacaaaaattttttaataaaattggcaTACTTGTgtgacatttttgaaaaactgaATGCATTGAACACCTCATTGCAGGGAAATAACACGCATATTTTGAAGTCGATGGATAAAATGAcagcttttataaaaaaactcaaACTATGGAGAAGACAAATGAATGAAGGCACGAGCAAAGATTCATTTTCCATATTGCAGCAGTTTCTGACCTCTAATACAGTTGAGATTTCTCAAGATATGAAATCCATTTTTGAAGATCACTTATCACAGCTAGTGGTATggtttgagaaatattttaaaaatgaagacATTGATAAATTTGCATGGATTCAAGATCCATTTAACTCCATTGTTCCATCAGAATTTAATTCTACTGAAGAAGAAAGTCTAATTGAGTTGTCTTGCGACAGTAGCTTGAAATCAAAATTTACCAATATGGAATTGACCAAATTTtggatttcaataaaaaatgaatatccaCTTGTATGTGAAAAAGCTCTACGTGTTTTAATTCCGTTTTCTACTTCATATTTATGTGAAGCTGGGTTTTCGGCGGTCGCTGTGATCAAAAGCAAATATCGGTCAAAAATCAATGTGGAGAAGGAAATGAGAGTAGCAGTATCAAGTTTGATCCCaagatttgaaaaaatatgcaatgATGTCCAGGCTCATCCATCTcactaa
- the LOC132925877 gene encoding piggyBac transposable element-derived protein 3-like, whose protein sequence is MARGLRPNELVDLLNFGRDSDLSSLSSDEEIVEDTENQFASEDEQFEPIEQQILINNDILNEQPLNLTAYNKKKKRNIIWGKTPFSPQVINLTPITEPIYPTTIPNPIDYFSKYFCENDFADMAQYTNLYSEQKNLNNFNKTDSAEMKIMIAIHMLFGVLNYTRSRMYWENKYRINIIANNISRNRFFQLRNCFHVIDNESVSNDNRDKFVKIRPLYNSFIKRCSELPKEKNLCIDEQIIPFKGNLSIQQYIKGKPTPWGIKIFLLCGQSGIVYNSLLYQGSNTNINDFMQKNYGLGGAVVLKLVENLKPNSHNLFFDNFFSSYNLFGCLLKYKIFAIGTIRCNRFCNPPFPKDKELAKMGRGTSFEVSSNHNITLVKWFDNKAVNIGSNFIASGIPIQVKRFDRKEKCSVIIECPEIINLYNKNMGGVDKHDQLVSYYRTFIKSKKWTLRMMFHIFDMAVVNCWLEYKRDAAELSIEPKDVMDWLHFKRRLGESLISVGVPFSPSSKKRGRPSNSPSIINPRKKLVKKVDEKPLEEVKKDSYGHFPEYDDRTEAEMFD, encoded by the exons ATGGCCAGAGGTTTAAGACCTAACGAGTTAGTTGATCTCTTAAACTTTGGTCGAGATTCCGATCTTTCTTCGTTATCTAGTGACGAAGAAATAGTAG aagatactgaaaatcaATTTGCTTCAGAAGACGAACAATTTGAACCGATTGAACAACAGATACTCATAAATAACGACATTTTAAATGAACAGCCTTTAAATTTAACggcttataataaaaaaa aaaaacgaaatataatttgGGGAAAAACACCGTTTTCTCCccaagtaattaatttaacaccGATAACTGAGCCAATTTATCCTACAACAATTCCTAATCCCAttgattatttttctaaatatttttgtgaaaatgattttgcTGATATGGCCCAATATACTAATCTTTATTCGgaacaaaaaaacttaaataatttcaacaaaacTGATTCCgctgaaatgaaaataatgattgCTATACATATGTTATTTGGTGTATTGAACTATACCCGGAGTCGTATGTATTGGGAAAACAAATATCGAATAAACATTATTGCAAACAATATTTCCCGGAATCGTTTTTTTCAGCTTCGAAATTGTTTCCATGTTATTGATAATGAATCTGTTTCAAATGATAACCGTgacaaatttgtaaaaattcgtCCACTTTATAATTCGTTTATCAAACGGTGTTCCGAGCttccaaaagaaaaaaatttatgtatTGATGAACAAATAATTCCATTTAAAGGTAATTTGTCTATACAACAGTACATAAAAGGAAAACCTACTCCGTGgggtataaaaatttttttactatgtgGACAAAGTGGTATTGTTTATAATTCACTATTATACCAAGGCTCAAATACTAATATCAACGATTTTATGCAGAAAAACTACGGTCTAGGCGGTGCGGTTGTGCTCAAATTAGTAGAAAACTTGAAACCTAATAGTCACaacttattttttgataattttttttcgtcataTAATCTTTTTGGctgtcttttaaaatataaaatatttgcgaTTGGCACAATTCGATGCAATCGATTTTGTAACCCTCCATTTCCGAAAGATAAAGAACTTGCTAAGATGGGTCGTGGAACCAGCTTTGAAGTGtcttcaaatcataatattacgttGGTTAAATGGTTTGACAATAAAGCTGTCAATATTGGTTCCAATTTTATTGCGTCAGGAATTCCTATTCAAGTAAAAAGATTTGATCGGAAGGAAAAATGTTCGGTGATTATAGAATGTCCtgaaattataaacttatataataaaaatatgggaGGTGTCGATAAGCACGACCAGTTAGTTAGCTATTATCGTACTTTTATTAAGTCAAAAAAATGGACATTACGGATGATGTTTCACATATTTGATATGGCAGTGGTCAACTGTTGGCTCGAATATAAAAGAGACGCAGCTGAATTAAGTATTGAACCAAAAGATGTTATGGATTGGTTGCATTTCAAACGGCGCCTAGGAGAGAGCTTAATTAGCGTTGGTGTACCATTTTCTCCTTCAAGTAAAAAAAGAGGTCGCCCTTCTAACTCTCCCTCGATAATTAACCCACGAAAGAAGTTAGTTAAAAAAGTAGATGAAAAACCATTAGAAGAAGTTAAGAAAGATAGTTATGGCCATTTCCCAGAGTATGATGATCGAACTGAAGCA GAAATGTTTGATTAA
- the LOC132925879 gene encoding uncharacterized protein LOC132925879, producing the protein MITLHQESQIQKESQKQMIINSNKTKLLADPKISIRQVDRELPNLNKILSVVNEDDTLPDFSLTTLWRLLKSSGFKFTTVRNRRNSALIENDEIREWRRRYIRDIRRYREEGRPIYYIDETWVNAGDVAIRVWCDTTVESSQAAFSQGLSTGAANPTGKGKRLIVCHIGSKNGFVPDSLLCFESKKNTNDYHDEMNGDSFRDWLEGVLPRLKDNAVIVMDNAPYHSVKLERFPTSNWRKADIIEWLESKGEVVDKSMIIPKLLRVVRIIKPMYNKYVIDEMVLQQNKTVLTLSDPNYFN; encoded by the exons ATGATCACCCTTCACCAAGAAAGTCAAATCCAAAAGgaaag CCAAAAGCAAATGATCATCAACTCCAACAAAACTAAATTGTTGGCAGATCCCAAAATTTCAATAAGACAG GTGGATCGCGAGTTgccaaatttgaataaaattttaagtgtTGTAAATGAAGATGACACTCTACCGGACTTTTCATTAACAACATTATGGCGTCTTTTAAAATCTAGTGGTTTCAAATTTACAACAGTGCGTAACAGACGTAACAGTGCGTTAATTGAAAATGACGAAATTCGGGAATGGCGTAGACGATATATCAGGGATATAAGACGATATCGGGAGGAAGGCCGACCGATATACTACATCGATGAAACGTGGGTGAACGCCGGAGATGTAGCAATAAGGGTATGGTGTGATACTACAGTAGAATCGAGCCAAGCTGCATTTTCACAGGGTCTTTCTACCGGAGCAGCTAACCCCACTGGAAAAGGAAAACGACTCATAGTGTGTCACATCGGCTCCAAAAATGGATTTGTCCCTGATTCATTATTATGCTTTGAGTCGAAGAAAAACACCAACGACTATCACGATGAAATGAATGGCGATAGTTTCCGTGATTGGTTAGAAGGTGTTTTACCGAGGCTCAAAGATAATGCGGTCATAGTAATGGACAACGCGCCATACCACTCGGTAAAACTTGAAAGATTCCCGACGTCAAATTGGAGGAAGGCTGATATTATCGAATGGCTAGAAAGTAAAGGAGAAGTTGTTGACAAAAGTATGATAATACCAAAACTTTTGAGAGTTGTCAGAATAATAAAACCTATGTACAACAAATACGTCATCGACGAGATGGTTTTGCAACAAAATAAAACAGTCTTAACCCTTTCAGACCCGAATTATTTTAACtga